In Chitinophaga oryzae, the sequence CCCGCCTTCACAAACATCGCAGCGGCCTGTTTTCACGTTGAAAGAGAAGCGGCCTGCGTTATATCCGCGGATTTTGGCTTCCGGCACGGAGGCGAAGAGCGTACGGATATCGGTGAAGAAGCCGCAGTAGGTGGCAGGATTGCTGCGGGGCGTGCGGCCGATGGGCGACTGGTCTATTTCTATCACCTTATCGATATGTTCCAGGCCTTTGATGCTCTTATACGGCATGGGTACCGCTTTGGAGTCATAGGCATGTTTGGAAAGTATCGGGTACAGTGTTTCGTTGATCAGCGTGGATTTGCCGCTGCCGGAAACGCCTGTTACGCAGATGAAAGTGCCGAGGGGCAGTTTCAGGTTGACGTTTTTTAGGTTGTTGCCCGTAGCGCCTTTCAGTTCCAGGCTGTTGCCGTTGCCTTTGCGGCGTTCGGCGGGTATTTCCATGGCGCGTTTACCGTTGAGGTAACCAGCGGTGGGAGTGTTGAGTTTGAGTATCTGGTTGGGCGTGCCCTGAGCGATGATCTGGCCGCCGTGTTTGCCGGCGCCCGGACCGATGTCTACCAGGTGATCGGCATGCAGCATGATGTCTTTGTCATGTTCTACCACGATCACGGTGTTGCCCATTTCGCGGAGGTTGCGGAGGGCGTCGATCAGCTGCATATTGTCGCGCTGGTGCAGGCCGATGCTGGGCTCATCGAGGATATAGGTGATGCCCATCAGCTGGGAGCCTATCTGGGTGGCGAGGCGGATACGCTGCGATTCGCCGCCGCTGAGCGTGCGGGTGGGCCTGTTGAGCGTCAGGTAGTTCAGGCCCACGTTGAGCAGGAACCCGAGGCGTTCGCGTATTTCCTTGAGGATATCCTTGGCGATGGCGTTTTGTTTTTTCTCGAGGCGGTCTTCGATGTTGCTGAACCAGTTCAACAGGTGGTCCAGGTCCATGTTGCCCAGCTCGGAAATATTTTTCTCATCTACCTTAAAGTAGAGACTTTCTTTTTTCAGGCGGGCGCCATTACATTCCGGGCAGGTGCTGAGCGCCATGAAGCTTTCGGCCCAGGCGCGCACGTGGTCGGAGCTGCTGTCATTGAAGTAGCGGCGAACGGTGTTGACCACGCCTTCAAATTCAGTGGAATATTTGGTGGTGTCTGAGTTCTCGTCGAAAGAGAGGTCTACTTCCAGCTTCCCGTTTTCATCGCCGTACAGCAGTACGTTGCGGGCTTTTTCGGGGATAGCGGAGATAGGTCCGGTGAGGGAGAATTTATATTTTTTAGCCAGCTGCTGCACCTGTTTGTAGGTGAAGGTATCCCTGGCTTCGCCCAGTGGTTTAAGGCCACCGCTTTCGATAGAGGCGCTTTCATCGGGGATGATGGCGTCCATATCGATCTGGTAGATGGTGCCGAGGCCTTTACAGCGGGGGCAGGCGCCATAGGGCGAGTTGAAGGAGAATGTGTTGGGCGACGGTTCTTCGTAGGAGATACCGGTTTCTTCACACATCAGTTGTTTGCTGTACTGGCTCACCTTGTTGGTGTCGTTGTCCATGACAAACATGAGGCCTTTGCCCATGGTGAGGGCTTTCTGTACGCTCTGGCTGATGCGGGTGCGGGCATCTTCCTGTACCTGTACGCGGTCTATCACCAGTTCGATATCGTGGATCTTGTAGCGGTCAACCTGCATTCTTTCTTTCAGGTCGAGTATTTCGCCGTCTACCCGTACTTTGAGATAGCCCTGTTTGCGTACCTGTTCAAACAGTTCGCGGTAGTGCCCTTTACGGCCGCGCACCATGGGTGCGAGGATCACGAGTTTCCTTTTGGGATAGTGTCTGAAAATATGCTCCTGTATTTCTTCTTCCGAGAAGCGCGTCATGCGCTTGTTGGTATTGTAGGAGTATGCCTGACCGGCGCGGGCGAAGAGCAGGCGGAGGAAGTCATAGATTTCCGTGATGGTGCCTACAGTGGAGCGCGGGTTTTTATTGGTGGTTTTTTGTTCTATGGAAATAACGGGCGAAAGACCGGTGATTTTGTCCACATCAGGCCTTTCCATGTCGCCGATAAACTGGCGGGCATAAGCGGAAAAACTTTCCATGTAACGGCGTTGTCCTTCAGCATATATTGTATCAAAAGCCAGGGAGGATTTTCCACTTCCGCTGATGCCGGTGATGACAACCAGCTTATTTTTGGGCAACTGCAGGTCGAGGTTTTTCAGGTTATGCTCCCGTGCGCCAAATACTTCAATCTGGTCATCTGCCATGATTTCCGGAGCGGGAGCGGCGGTTACATTCTCTTTTTTCTTTGCCATAATATTAAACTACTAAGCTACGGCATAATTACGAATTACGGATTACGAATTACGAATTGGAAGAGGTATAAAAAAAGAGCAGCGAAGACCTTTTTTGGAAGATCTTCGCTGACAGCTATTTCTGAGCAGTTACCTGCTTATTTGGTGTATTTTTTAAATACCACGATGGCGTTGTGACCTCCGAAACCGAAGGTATTGCTCATGGCGATATTTACCGGACGGCTTTGTGCTTTACCCAGGGTGAGGTTCAGGTTGGTTGGGATACCTTCGCCCAGCACAGTGGTGTTGATGGTAGGAGGAACGATATCTTCCTGTGTGGCTTTGATGCAGGCGATGGCCTCGATAGCGCCGGCAGCGCCCAGCAGGTGGCCGGTCATGGACTTGGTGGCGCTGATGTTTACTTTTTCAGCGTGGTCACCAAAGGCAGCTACGATGGCTTTCAGCTCGCTCACGTCACCTACCGGGGTGGAGGTGGTGTGGGAGTTGATATAGTCTACGTCGGTAGTGCTTACACCGGCGTCTTCCAGTGCCTGTTCCATACCCAGTCTGGCGCCAAGGCCTTCAGGGTGGGTGGCGGTGAGGTGGTAGGCGTCGCAGGTCATGGCGCCGCCGATCATTTCACCATAGATGGTAGCACCTCTGGCGATAGCGTGTTCGTATTCTTCGAGGACGATAGCGCCGGCGCCTTCACCCATAACGAAGCCGTCGCGTTCTGTATCGAACGGGCGGGAAGCATGTTCCGGATCTTCGTTGCGGGTAGACAGTGCTTTGAGGGCGTTAAAGCCGGCGATGCCTGCACGGGTTACCGGTGCTTCAGAGCCGCCGGCAACAATGGCGTTGGCTTTACCAAGGCGGATGTAGTTGAAAGCGTCTACCAGGCCGCTGGTGGAAGAAGCGCAGGCAGACACGGTGCAGAAGTTGATACCCATGAAACCGTATTTCATGGCGATCTGTCCTGCAGCGATATCGCAGATCAGCTTGGGAATAAAGAACGGGTTGAACTTAGGCACAAAGTTGGCCTGGGTAAATTCAACGATCTGTTCTTCGAACGTGAGCATGCCGCCGTTTCCGGAAGCCCAGATCACGCCTATTTTGGTTTTATCAATTCCTTCCTTGTCGAGGCCGGCATCTGCCACGGCTTCATGGGCAGCTGCCATCGCGTACTGCGTGAAGTTGTCCATTTTGCGGGCCTCTTTCTTTTCCATATATTTTTCCACATCAAAACCTTTGACTTCACAGGCAAATTTGGTTTTGAACTCTGTGGTGTCAAACTTAGTGATGGGCCCGGCGCCACTCACGCCTGCCTTCAGATTGCTCCAAAAAGTGTTTACATCATTCCCGATAGGTGTTAGCGCTCCCATGCCGGTAACCACAACCCTTTTCAGTGTAACAGTACGCATATTTTTTACTTTAATAAAAAAAGTTAGAGCGCAAATTTAGTTACTTATTGTTATAGATAAGCATATTCATTAAGATTATATGGCATAACTTTCTCCTTTTCGGAGGAAGCTCAATGTGGTGGCTGTTTTGGGGCTGTAAGGAGGGGCGCCGGAAAAGAAAGTAATGTTATAAAGTGTTAATTTTTGCCATCCGGCAAGGGGAAAAAGCCCGGCCGGCAGTCGTCAAAAGGCAGGTGCCCTGCTGTTGGACAGGGCACCTGGTATATTACCGGATAATATAATAATGCATGTACTTATGCAGCGACCGCAGCAGCGGTATCGGGCACGGTGCTGATGGGCATGGTACGTTGTTTCAGGAATGAGATGATTTCCGCGTCTGTCTGGAACCTGTCGCCGATGTTGACAAAATGTTTGGCCAGCAGGTCATAACGTTTGGTCATCAGCCATAACCATACATGGAGGAAGTGGATACCGTCAAATACGATGGCGTCGTTGGAAATATACTCATCCAGCGTTTTACGGAAATACACGGGATGTTCTGTCCAGTGCATGCTGGGCTTTACATGGTGGCTGATATGATAGCCGTCATTCCAGCATTTATGGTTGTATTTGGTATTGATGCACGTAATACTGTTTTTATAGCAGTTGTCCGGATCGTCAGCGTCAATAAAAGCGTGCTGCGCCCAGTTGCCCACCATCATGATAATACGGGAGATGATAAAGGGCAGGATGAACACCACAAAAGTAGCCGGGAAATTAATGAAGGAGAGGCCTACACAGGCGGCGGCGAATAATATTTCACCCCGGATCAGTTTCACCATCAGTTTATTTCTCTTTTTGCGGATATGATACTTCGCTGTATCATAAGCGCCGAAAGTCACGAAAGACCAGAGATAATGCAGGAAGCCCCGGAAAGAGTCGCGCTGGTACGTCATGGTGGAGCTGTCATCATCAGGCATATTGTTTTCCGGGTGGTGCATCCCGATATGATGGGAGTAGTAGGATTCCGGTGTTTGCCCAAACAGCGGGCCTATCACCCAGGGAAGGTAATTATTGAGAAAGCCGTATTTCTTTTCAAAGAAAGCGCGGTGGCTGGTACAGTGCAGCATCAGGCCAAAGGGGCCTTTGAAGGTAATGTTGTTGAAAAACTGGTACGCAATAGCGGCGGCCCACCAAAGCCAGTTATTGACGCCCGGCCAGTACATCAGGATCGCCAGCGGCCAGAGGGTGAAAGTGATTTTCAAAGTAAGGTATACAAAGGGAAGATCGCGCTCGTCACGGATCATTGACTTGAAAAGCCTGTCGAATACAGTTTCCCGTGAAGGTTTAACGTAAACAGGATCAGTAAGATGGGTGAGTTGCTTCATATTGCGTATTAAAATGTCACAAGTTGGCTACAATACCAGTTGTAATTGGCACATACGCCGGTTCTTATATTTTACTAATATTTGTATAACGCATATTACAGGGCTGATAGTATCCACATGCCCGGCCGTGCTGCTGTAAGATACCCATTTTACGGAGAGTTTGGAATGTTTTAACAGTTTTTTGTAATTTCCGGCCCCGTGCATCCCTTCCCATACCCGGCAACTAAACCTGTAACCTTAGGCGGCGATGTAACGGAAAACCAATCAAACTAACAAGCACGAATGAAGAGACTTACGCTCAAGGATGTCGCTAAAATGGCCGGTGTGGCACCTTCTACAGTATCTTTTGTACTCAACGGGAAGGGAAAACAGATGCGGATACGGGATGAGGTGGCGGCCAAAATTATGCAGGTAGTGGAGAAATCCGGTTACGAGCCCCACCGGGTGGCAGTGAACCTGCGCACCGGACAATCCAAAACACTGGGCCTGATCGTGGAAAGTATCTCTGGCAGCTTCTTTGCCAGCCTGGCCAAAACCATCGAAACAGAGGCGGAACTGATGGGCTACAACGTGGTGTACTGCAGTACGGAAAACAATGCCCAGAAAGGCGGAGAGCTGATACGTATGCTCGGCCGGCAGATGGTGGACGGTTACCTGATTACTCCTGCGCCCGGTATGGAAAAAGAAATACAGCAGCTGGTACAGCATCATAAGCCTGTTGTGCTGATGGATAGCTATTTTCCGGCTATCAAGGCGCCTTATGTGCTGATTGATAACTTCGGAGGGGTGCAGCAAGGGATGAAACACCTGATAGGAAAGGGTTTCACCCGTATCGCCTTTGTTACGGTAGACGTAAAACTGATACAGCTGCAGGAACGCCTGCGCGGGTATGTATCTACCCTTAAAGAGCACCACCTGCCCCTGCGGAAGAAACATGTATTGCACCTGAAGTATCATAAACTCCGGGAAGACGCCCTCCGGGAGATGAAGCAGTTTATTGAAAGCAATCCCGATCTCGAAGCGATATTTTTTGCCACCAACTATCTCGGTATCCTCGGCCTGGAAGCCATCGCCAGCTTAGGCCTCCGTATGCCTGACGACCTGTCGGTGATCTGCTTCGATGACCATGATATTTTCCGGCTGTATCCGCCGGGTATTTCCGTGATAGAACAACCGATAGAAGGCATCGCCAAAACCGCTATCGCCATGCTCATGCAGCAGCTGGGCAAAAAGCCGGCGCCTGTCAAAAATCCTGCTGTGGAGCTGCCGGGACGGTTTATTGTGCGGGGATCGGCATAAGAGCCGGCCGCCGCACTGCGTTGCAGCGCTTACCTGCTGACCAGGGAGATAGCCGGCCCACCGTTTATCCCTTTTCCGGCAAAAAAAAGGATAATACCTGCGATAGATCCAAAAATATGTATACATTTAAAAACTGTTTCCGGGGGAAGTGCGTATGGAAGACCCCGGAAACAGGGAAAGGATTCGGTGAATCTTTTTTTTCTGTACAGATGCTAAATCGATTTTTCTAATAATTGCGCGTAAAGCAATACCGCTGTCTAAGCAGGAAAAATTCCAGTCCCTGTCTGACCTGCCGGGTATTGATTTATGAAGAAACAACCACACAATATGAAAAAAGTTGGAATGCTGGCAGCTGCTTTACTGTGCCTGCATGGCGCACAAAGCCAGACAGTGTACAAAGTGGCTGAACCGGTGGAATGGGTCAACACCCTGATGGGCACCGATTCTAAAGTAAGCCTGTCGAACGGTAATACCTATCCCGCCATCGCCCTGCCCTGGGGCATGAACTTCTGGATGCCGCAAACAGGCGCCATGGGCAACGGATGGGCCTATCAATACACGGCCGACAAAATCAGGGGCTTTAAACAAACACACCAACCTTCTCCCTGGATCAACGACTATGGCCAGTTTGCCATGATGCCCGTTACCGGTAAGCTGAAATTCGATCAAAACAAAAGAGCCAGCTGGTTCTCCCATAAAACGGAAGTAGCCAAACCCTACTACTACAGCGTATACCTGGCAGATGCGGACGTGACAACAGAAATCACGCCTACAGAGCGCGCGGCTCAACTGCGTTTTACCTTCCCAGCTACGGACAGTGCCTTTGTAGTGGTGGATGCATTTGATAAGGGGTCCTATATTAAGATCCTGCCCAAAGAACAAAAGATCATGGGGTATACCACCAAAAACAGCGGTGGCGTACCATCCAACTTCAAAAACTATTTTGTTATCTATTTTGATAAACCGTTCACTGTGGCCACCGCATGGCGCGATTCCACGCTGCTGAAAGACCAGCTGGAGTTGCAGGCAGACCATGCCGGTGCCGTGGTGGGCTTCAAAACAAAAAAAGGTGAACAGGTGGTAGCCAGAACAGCTTCTTCCTTTATCAGCTTTGAACAGGCGGAGCTCAACCTCCAGCGTGAA encodes:
- a CDS encoding LacI family DNA-binding transcriptional regulator; translated protein: MKRLTLKDVAKMAGVAPSTVSFVLNGKGKQMRIRDEVAAKIMQVVEKSGYEPHRVAVNLRTGQSKTLGLIVESISGSFFASLAKTIETEAELMGYNVVYCSTENNAQKGGELIRMLGRQMVDGYLITPAPGMEKEIQQLVQHHKPVVLMDSYFPAIKAPYVLIDNFGGVQQGMKHLIGKGFTRIAFVTVDVKLIQLQERLRGYVSTLKEHHLPLRKKHVLHLKYHKLREDALREMKQFIESNPDLEAIFFATNYLGILGLEAIASLGLRMPDDLSVICFDDHDIFRLYPPGISVIEQPIEGIAKTAIAMLMQQLGKKPAPVKNPAVELPGRFIVRGSA
- the uvrA gene encoding excinuclease ABC subunit UvrA, producing MAKKKENVTAAPAPEIMADDQIEVFGAREHNLKNLDLQLPKNKLVVITGISGSGKSSLAFDTIYAEGQRRYMESFSAYARQFIGDMERPDVDKITGLSPVISIEQKTTNKNPRSTVGTITEIYDFLRLLFARAGQAYSYNTNKRMTRFSEEEIQEHIFRHYPKRKLVILAPMVRGRKGHYRELFEQVRKQGYLKVRVDGEILDLKERMQVDRYKIHDIELVIDRVQVQEDARTRISQSVQKALTMGKGLMFVMDNDTNKVSQYSKQLMCEETGISYEEPSPNTFSFNSPYGACPRCKGLGTIYQIDMDAIIPDESASIESGGLKPLGEARDTFTYKQVQQLAKKYKFSLTGPISAIPEKARNVLLYGDENGKLEVDLSFDENSDTTKYSTEFEGVVNTVRRYFNDSSSDHVRAWAESFMALSTCPECNGARLKKESLYFKVDEKNISELGNMDLDHLLNWFSNIEDRLEKKQNAIAKDILKEIRERLGFLLNVGLNYLTLNRPTRTLSGGESQRIRLATQIGSQLMGITYILDEPSIGLHQRDNMQLIDALRNLREMGNTVIVVEHDKDIMLHADHLVDIGPGAGKHGGQIIAQGTPNQILKLNTPTAGYLNGKRAMEIPAERRKGNGNSLELKGATGNNLKNVNLKLPLGTFICVTGVSGSGKSTLINETLYPILSKHAYDSKAVPMPYKSIKGLEHIDKVIEIDQSPIGRTPRSNPATYCGFFTDIRTLFASVPEAKIRGYNAGRFSFNVKTGRCDVCEGGGMRVIEMNFLPDVYVHCEKCNGRRYNRETLEIRYKGKSISDVLDMTVDEAVEFFQAVPWIHRKIKTLQDVGLGYITLGQSAVTLSGGEAQRVKLATELSKKDTGKTIYILDEPTTGLHFQDIVLLLKVLNKLVDRGNTVLVIEHNLDVIKMADYIVDLGPEGGAGGGTILCTGTPEQIVTCKDSHTARFLKKELGI
- a CDS encoding fatty acid desaturase family protein, with amino-acid sequence MKQLTHLTDPVYVKPSRETVFDRLFKSMIRDERDLPFVYLTLKITFTLWPLAILMYWPGVNNWLWWAAAIAYQFFNNITFKGPFGLMLHCTSHRAFFEKKYGFLNNYLPWVIGPLFGQTPESYYSHHIGMHHPENNMPDDDSSTMTYQRDSFRGFLHYLWSFVTFGAYDTAKYHIRKKRNKLMVKLIRGEILFAAACVGLSFINFPATFVVFILPFIISRIIMMVGNWAQHAFIDADDPDNCYKNSITCINTKYNHKCWNDGYHISHHVKPSMHWTEHPVYFRKTLDEYISNDAIVFDGIHFLHVWLWLMTKRYDLLAKHFVNIGDRFQTDAEIISFLKQRTMPISTVPDTAAAVAA
- the fabF gene encoding beta-ketoacyl-ACP synthase II: MRTVTLKRVVVTGMGALTPIGNDVNTFWSNLKAGVSGAGPITKFDTTEFKTKFACEVKGFDVEKYMEKKEARKMDNFTQYAMAAAHEAVADAGLDKEGIDKTKIGVIWASGNGGMLTFEEQIVEFTQANFVPKFNPFFIPKLICDIAAGQIAMKYGFMGINFCTVSACASSTSGLVDAFNYIRLGKANAIVAGGSEAPVTRAGIAGFNALKALSTRNEDPEHASRPFDTERDGFVMGEGAGAIVLEEYEHAIARGATIYGEMIGGAMTCDAYHLTATHPEGLGARLGMEQALEDAGVSTTDVDYINSHTTSTPVGDVSELKAIVAAFGDHAEKVNISATKSMTGHLLGAAGAIEAIACIKATQEDIVPPTINTTVLGEGIPTNLNLTLGKAQSRPVNIAMSNTFGFGGHNAIVVFKKYTK